A genomic region of Botrytis cinerea B05.10 chromosome 9, complete sequence contains the following coding sequences:
- the Bccat5 gene encoding Bccat5: protein MNTYRLSNRSARSLFTTQLPLYDFLAPSFINSPRSSRGIRQLSTTPPCSSSATSTTTSSPNSQNAHEHHTTNPSHPAPRFGAEALLNASSSSKPLTQSQKDFLTSALRVNQAGELAATLIYTAQTPPITNAHPHLRPLMAHMYDQEAGHFATFNHLLAKHRIRPTALTPVWTLAASALGWGTGLMGREAAMACTEAVETEIGTHYNEQVQVLLEMKKQMEARGEELGEELTELLETIRRIRDEELEHLDHAVEHDAKKAVPHELLTGVIRAGCRGAIWVSERV from the coding sequence ATGAATACATATAGACTTTCCAATCGTTCTGCTCGTTCTCTTTTCACAACTCAATTGCCTCTCTATGATTTCCTAGCACCAAGTTTCATTAATTCACCCAGATCATCCCGCGGTATTCGCCAGCTCTCCACAACCCCGCCATGTTCCTCTTCTGCTACTTCTACCACTACCTCCTCAcccaattctcaaaatgCGCATGAACACCACACTACcaacccatctcatcccgCCCCTAGGTTCGGCGCAGAAGCCCTTCTAAATGCCTCCTCCTCAAGCAAGCCCTTGACCCAATCCCAAAAGGATTTCCTCACCAGCGCCCTGCGCGTCAACCAAGCCGGCGAGCTCGCAGCAACCCTGATCTACACCGCGCAAACCCCTCCAATCACAAATGCACATCCTCATCTGCGTCCCCTGATGGCGCATATGTATGATCAAGAAGCCGGTCACTTCGCCACCTTCAATCATCTACTCGCTAAACATCGCATACGTCCAACCGCATTAACACCCGTCTGGACATTAGCTGCATCGGCTTTAGGATGGGGAACTGGACTGATGGGACGAGAAGCGGCAATGGCATGTACAGAGGCTGTGGAGACGGAAATTGGGACGCATTATAATGAGCAGGTGCAGGTTttattggagatgaagaagcagaTGGAAGCGAGGGGTGAGGAATTGGGAGAGGAGTTGACGGAGTTGTTGGAGACTATCAGGAGGATCCGGGATGAGGAACTAGAACATTTGGACCACGCCGTTGAACATGATGCAAAGAAAGCTGTACCTCACGAACTGTTGACTGGTGTTATCAGAGCGGGGTGTAGAGGGGCAATCTGGGTTAGCGAGAGGGTATGA
- the Bcrtf1 gene encoding Bcrtf1 has protein sequence MADIDDELLALAGDDSSGDEQAASNDGGRHSSSSPDRNGALKSSAKKGGKKGDRRNDDSEEEGEASSGDESVRSERSAPMDESDSDSDGPGFRDDADRYPLEGRFMNASDKATIMSMPEIEREQVLADRAQEIERDRQNRVLRQLLNGRDAADKKAEKKRKAGTADLDDNQRKTSRQRTKLGGGKVGEASTGIDSLKRARAEKNDRQRRREEDKERRGGDSRRDNRDDYSDDGSDDDSEVEWTASKSKKRSASPDYRDAEPAVLYDLERVRVGRSRFAMVCFYPGFDDSITGCFVRVNIGVDKETNQNLYRMGLVKGFKEDRPYAMMSANGKQFSTTQYVIAAHGKSERSWPFIACSDSRFTEAEWQRYKQNCIADGIPVPTKPKLMQKCAEINALVNRPWTEEELQTKLKKSSVLTEKWNTSERARLNNAIKEQKSLGNTELEEKYRSELEALESAKLAYGTTLKPTQKKKTVHSQQDRLAELNRTNRRKNIEEVRQAQINERRAARQAEAAIARGEIVDEDHSRRVKTRATFKHDHTGGKDSATATPVSGTSTNNTPKLAAKKDALPVPNFSRLQTTSKGGVPGFRRPLMDDDIIASIDIGISDDLEL, from the exons ATGGcggatattgatgatgaactTCTCGCTCTTGCCGGAGATGATTCTTCGGGAGATGAGCAGGCCGCTTCAAATGACGGAGGAAGGCACAGTTCTTCGTCGCCCGATCGCAATGGAGCTTTAAAGAGTTCGGCTaagaaaggaggaaagaagggagatagaagaaatgatgattctgaagaagaaggtgaAGC TTCTTCTGGTGACGAATCAGTTCGTTCAGAACGATCAGCCCCAATGGATGAATCTGATTCCGATTCTGATGGCCCAGGTTTCCGCGATGATGCTGATCGTTATCCTCTCGAAGGTCGATTCATGAATGCTTCTGATAAAGCAACTATCATGTCTATGCCCGAAATCGAACGTGAACAGGTCTTGGCTGATCGTGCtcaagaaattgagaggGATCGACAAAACAGAGTACTTCGTCAACTTTTGAATGGTCGTGATGCCGCGGACAAAAAGGCAGAGAAAAAGCGCAAGGCGGGCACTGCAGATTTGGATGACAACCAGCGCAAGACATCTCGCCAACGTACCAAGCTTGGTGGTGGAAAAGTCGGAGAAGCTAGTACTGGAATCGACAGTCTCAAGCGCGCAAGAGCCGAGAAGAATGATCGCCAACGTCGCCGCGAAGAAGACAAGGAGCGCCGTGGAGGTGATAGTCGCAGAGATAATCGCGATGATTATTCAGATGATGGATCTGATGATGACAGTGAGGTTGAGTGGACAGCATCAAAGTCAAAGAAGAGATCTGCATCTCCAGATTACCGTGATGCAGAGCCAGCGGTTCTATACGATCTTGAGCGAGTTCGAGTTGGTAGAAGTAGATTTGCCATGGTCTGCTTCTATCCTGGCTTCGATGATTCTATTACTGGATGTTTCGTTCGGGTAAATATTGGTGTTGATAAGGAGACAAATCAGAATCTTTACCGCATGGGTCTTGTTAAAG GGTTCAAAGAAGATAGACCATATGCTATGATGTCTGCTAATGGAAAGCAATTCTCAACAACGCAATATGTGATCGCTGCACACGGCAAATCTGAAAGATCATGGCCATTCATTGCTTGTTCAGATTCTCGATTCACAGAGGCAGAGTGGCAAAGATACAAGCAAAATTGCATCGCAGATGGCATACCTGTTCCAACAAAGCCAAAGTTGATGCAAAAGTGTGCAGAAATCAATGCTCTCGTCAACCGACCTTGGACCGAAGAGGAGTTGCAAacaaagttgaagaagtcaAGTGTATTGACCGAAAAATGGAACACATCAGAACGTGCGCGTCTTAACAATGCTATCAAAGAGCAGAAGAGTCTTGGAAATACTGAACTGGAAGAGAAATATCGTTCGGAACTTGAGGCACTTGAAAGTGCCAAACTAGCTTATGGCACTACACTTAAGCCCAcgcaaaagaagaagacggtCCACTCCCAACAAGATCGACTTGCTGAACTCAACCGAACCAACCGTCGTAAGAATATCGAGGAAGTACGTCAAGCACAAATTAACGAACGTCGCGCAGCACGACAAGCTGAAGCAGCAATTGCTCGTGGTGagattgttgatgaagatcaCTCACGTCGTGTCAAGACTAGAGCTACTTTCAAACATGATCATACTGGTGGAAAGGACAGTGCAACAGCTACCCCAGTCAGTGGTACTTCGACCAATAATACTCCCAAGTTGGCGGCTAAGAAGGATGCATTACCGGTACCAAATTTCAGTAGGCTGCAGACGACTTCCAAGGGAGGAGTTCCAGGGTTCAGGAGACCTCTtatggatgatgatattaTTGCTAGCATTGATATTGGGATTAGTGATGATTTGGAGCTGTAA